GATGCAGGCGCTCCTCGTTATACCACCGCAGCCATTGATTAATAATCTGCCTTGCCTCTTCAAAATTCTCAAAGGGGTGTTGCCAGGCACATTCTTCTTTCACACTCCGAAAGATCCCTTCAATGAGTCCATTATTTTGTTGGGGCGTGTAGGGAGTGATAAACTCCTGCGCCAGGCGATAGTCTCCACGGGCTTGGCGAAAGCGGCGGCTTTGAAAAATTAAGCCGTTGTCACTTCGGAGGACTGGGGTGGGCCCAACAGGCCGGAGGGTCCCGAAGCGAGCTATACAACCGGCTTCCAGAGCTTGTTCAGCCTCTTTGGCTCTCCCCCGCAAGGCAAACTCATAGCCGATTAGCTCTCGATCATGACCATCAATCACGTCCCCCAGCCACCCTGGCCACACGGAATAGGCGTGACATCCATCGCCCATCGACAATTACTCTCCGTCGTCCGACTCCGCCGACTTTGCACGCGGGGCCGTGGGGTCCTGATCCGTTGATGGACGAGCCATTGCCTAATGCGTAGCACGCGATAGACCGCTTTCCGATTCACGTGCAGCCCTCCCCCGTGTAACAGTGCCAAGAGTCGTCGATAGCCATACGTAGGATGCTGCTTAAACAACTGCTGCAGCGGAGTGGCGAAGACTTCGGAAACGCGCGTCGTTGCTCGCTGCCCCCTGAGCGTCTGCGCATGCGAGCCCGAGCGACCTGTAACACTGAACAGACCCGGCGTTCCGAGACATCCGTGTGGGCCACTCTCACGCGTCGGACATCCCTCGGGCCAAAGGGTACGGTTTCAAGGCTTCCCGTAAGACATCATTGTCGACCACCAGGTCCCCAATTTTCTGTTTGAGTTTCCTGATCTGCTCATCTTTGAGGGCCTCTTCGTCCTTGGGCCAACTTCGTAACGCATTTTCCGCTCCCACCAGAAATCGTTCGCGCCAGGCCTCCACCTCGGCGACGGTTAGTCCATGGACTCGAGCCGCTTCGACTACCGAAGTTTCTCCCTTCTCAATACTCAACACTAGGGTCACTCGCCGTTTTGCGGTCCAACGTTGAATGGGTTCGTCTGGTTCCTCTGCCATGATCCACCTCCTGAATAAAAGCATTATGTCTTATGGGTGGACTCACTTTCGAGGGGAGCAGGATATTCCCATGCACCGGGGCTGTATGTTTCTGGTGGCCATTCTCGATTGGTATAGCCGCTATGTTTTAGCGTGGATGGTGTCGAACGCCCAGGACACGACCTTCTGTCTGGATGCGCTCGAGCAGGCATTCACCCAAGGTTGTCGGGCGATTTTCAATAGTGATCAGGGCTGTCAGTTCACGAGTGCCGCCTTCACGAGTCGGCTCGACGCGGCTGAGGTCCAGATCAGTATGGATGGACGAGGCCGCGTTTTTGACAACATCTTTATCGAACGACTGTGGCGCACGGTCAAGTACGAAGACATCTATCTGCACGACTATCGCAACGGGGTAGATCTGGAGCGGGGCTTACCCACCTATTTTCAATTTTACAACGCCGACGGCTCCATCAGGCTTTGGATTATCACACGCCAGAACAAGTTCATTTCGAGAAGTCGGCCACGCACGGAAATACGGATAAACTATTATTCGAAGCTGACTTGTTTTCCTATTTCAGTGGTCTTGACAATGTGGTCCACTATAGCCTCCAAGAAGCTTTGGTTCACTCTGGCGCTCCGGACATCTTCAACACCGATCAGGGGGCACAATTCACTAATGAGGCGTTCACGGCGGTGCTCCGGACCCAACACATCACGATCAGCATGGACGAAAAAGGCGTTGGATTGACAATGTCTTCGTCAAACGCCTATAGCGCAGTGTGAAGTACGAGGATATCTACCTGCGGGCCTATGACACTCCCGCAGTCTTGCAGAGGGGGTGAACGCATTATTTTTGTTCTATAAGAGTGAACGCCGGCATCAAGCAATAACCCGCCTGATGCCGCGTTTTTTGCAGATCCAGAAGTAAAGGAAGCCGCATAATAGCAAGCAGAAATTTCACTGATCGAGCGATCCAAAAATCGGGGTCTATTTCTGCCGACCGATTTAGGGCTGTTAGATTATCCGAGCTCTCTAAATTTTTTAGTTCCGAATTGCCGCGCGCTGGCATCCTGAGATCTCTCCTTTGTTGGTTGAATGGGTATGTTAAGCCACAACCATTTCGACCGGAGACACCCGCCGTTTAAACTCACCGTAGTCACTACTCTCATACATAACTCTTCAATTGTCAGCCCCTTTATTTCGCTTGAGTGTGAACTACTCTTCTTCAATGTTTTCCCCACATTTTTTCAACTTCCAAACGCTTCGTATAATTTGCTTGCCTGTTAGCGCACCATTAACCTCGCAAAATTGATTTTACAGCATCACTTTCTGGATCAGCTTGATAGCCATTTCCATCAATGAAAATTCTGAGCCAGAGTTCAAGGTTTATTAATGTCAACAAGTGGTCTGTATGATCTTGTTGCCGATTGCGGTGGCTCGCGATGGTGGCCTTTACCTGGTCCCA
Above is a window of Candidatus Nitrospira neomarina DNA encoding:
- a CDS encoding integrase core domain-containing protein, whose product is MGDGCHAYSVWPGWLGDVIDGHDRELIGYEFALRGRAKEAEQALEAGCIARFGTLRPVGPTPVLRSDNGLIFQSRRFRQARGDYRLAQEFITPYTPQQNNGLIEGIFRSVKEECAWQHPFENFEEARQIINQWLRWYNEERLHQALQYRSPRQFRQEQCSQVA
- a CDS encoding IS3 family transposase, translating into MFKQHPTYGYRRLLALLHGGGLHVNRKAVYRVLRIRQWLVHQRIRTPRPRVQSRRSRTTESNCRWAMDVTPIPCGQGGWGT
- a CDS encoding DUF1153 domain-containing protein translates to MAEEPDEPIQRWTAKRRVTLVLSIEKGETSVVEAARVHGLTVAEVEAWRERFLVGAENALRSWPKDEEALKDEQIRKLKQKIGDLVVDNDVLREALKPYPLARGMSDA